One stretch of Acidobacteriota bacterium DNA includes these proteins:
- the rnr gene encoding ribonuclease R — MTKEDVLRAIESHVAHPASGRELIQLLKIPREARVTFRRLLRQLVAEGALLQIRGHQYGLPSQTALVVGALTMNPGGYGFVVPENAREGEGDVYVAAPHVSDAMHGDRVAVQIERRRDERRREGKIVRVIERGQASLVGRLEVDRAGRARVVPHEKRVVQDIQVLPADVRGASAGDMVAVEITRWPTATRPPLGRVIEVFGSLDEPGVDTRVIIYKHGLPDAHSEQAIREAARLGEHVHPRDLDGRTDFRSWQTVTIDGEDARDFDDAITLDQLPNGHYWLGVHIADVAHYVSEGTVLDGEAYDRATSIYFPERALHMFPAELATGLCSLKPDVDRLVQSCLMEVDAHGDVVRYELHDGVIHSDARMTYTAVNAVITDHDPAEMARYEPLVPMCVRMRELFVILNARRHRRGSIDFDLPEAKLVLDEEGLVSDITQAQRNVAHRIIEEFMLLANETVARHLEQSGAPALYRIHERPDPMKVAEFETFVSSLGYSLGVEPEAVRPGDFQRLIERIAGLPVERPIALLMLRTMSQARYSPGNVGHFGLAAPAYTHFTSPIRRYPDLVVHRLLREVRTGTPGAERRDALDEQMPEIARHTSERERRAMDAERELVQWKKVRFMADRVGDEYDGYVTGVSAFGLFVELIEHFVEGLVHVSTMTDDHYRFMDTAHVLKGERSGRVFRLGDRIRVQVVRVDSERRQVDLGLVEVLEHMRTGRVRPTARLSQARPKSERRRHTPRQPKRARQSRRH, encoded by the coding sequence GTGACCAAAGAAGACGTTCTTCGTGCCATCGAGTCGCACGTCGCGCATCCCGCCTCCGGGAGAGAGCTGATCCAACTGCTCAAGATCCCCCGCGAGGCGCGGGTAACATTCCGCCGCCTGCTGCGCCAGCTTGTTGCGGAGGGCGCGCTCCTGCAGATTCGCGGCCACCAATACGGGCTGCCCAGTCAGACGGCTCTCGTCGTCGGCGCCCTGACGATGAATCCCGGCGGCTACGGTTTCGTCGTCCCCGAGAATGCCCGTGAGGGCGAGGGGGATGTGTACGTTGCCGCGCCACATGTGAGCGACGCCATGCACGGCGATCGCGTCGCCGTGCAGATCGAGCGCCGCCGCGACGAGCGGAGGAGGGAAGGCAAGATCGTCCGCGTGATCGAGCGGGGGCAGGCCAGCCTGGTCGGCCGGCTCGAGGTCGATCGCGCGGGTCGCGCCCGAGTGGTCCCCCACGAGAAACGGGTTGTCCAGGACATCCAGGTGCTGCCTGCCGATGTGCGAGGGGCCAGCGCGGGTGACATGGTGGCGGTGGAGATCACCCGATGGCCGACCGCAACGCGCCCCCCGCTGGGACGGGTGATTGAGGTATTTGGATCCCTGGACGAGCCTGGCGTCGACACGCGCGTCATCATCTACAAACACGGACTTCCCGATGCCCACAGCGAACAAGCCATCCGCGAGGCGGCGCGGCTGGGAGAGCACGTGCACCCGCGCGATCTCGACGGACGCACCGACTTCCGGTCCTGGCAAACCGTCACGATCGACGGCGAGGATGCGCGCGACTTCGACGACGCGATCACGCTGGACCAGTTGCCCAACGGGCACTACTGGCTTGGTGTGCACATCGCGGACGTGGCGCATTACGTCAGCGAAGGGACGGTCCTCGACGGGGAGGCGTACGATCGGGCGACCTCGATCTACTTCCCGGAACGTGCCCTCCACATGTTTCCGGCCGAACTCGCCACCGGGCTCTGCAGCCTGAAACCGGATGTCGACCGCCTCGTGCAATCGTGCCTGATGGAAGTGGATGCGCACGGCGACGTCGTGCGGTACGAATTGCACGACGGCGTCATCCACAGCGATGCCCGGATGACGTACACGGCCGTCAACGCGGTCATCACCGATCACGATCCCGCCGAAATGGCGCGCTACGAACCGCTGGTGCCGATGTGTGTCCGCATGCGCGAACTGTTCGTCATCCTGAACGCCCGGCGGCACCGTCGTGGCTCGATCGACTTCGACCTGCCGGAAGCCAAGCTGGTGCTCGACGAGGAAGGTCTCGTGTCGGACATCACGCAGGCCCAGCGGAACGTGGCGCATCGAATCATCGAAGAGTTCATGCTGCTGGCCAACGAGACGGTGGCCCGCCACCTCGAACAGAGCGGCGCGCCGGCCCTCTACCGGATCCACGAACGGCCCGATCCGATGAAGGTGGCCGAGTTCGAGACGTTCGTGTCGAGCCTCGGATACAGCCTCGGGGTGGAGCCAGAGGCCGTGCGTCCTGGTGATTTCCAGCGCCTGATCGAGCGCATTGCAGGACTGCCGGTCGAGCGGCCGATTGCGCTGCTCATGCTCCGAACGATGTCCCAGGCTCGCTACAGCCCGGGCAACGTGGGCCACTTCGGTCTGGCGGCACCTGCGTACACGCATTTCACGTCGCCGATACGCCGGTACCCGGATCTGGTCGTCCACAGACTGCTCAGGGAGGTGAGGACCGGGACGCCGGGCGCGGAACGCCGCGACGCCCTTGACGAGCAGATGCCCGAGATCGCGCGTCATACCTCCGAGCGCGAACGGCGCGCGATGGACGCGGAGCGCGAATTGGTGCAATGGAAGAAGGTCCGCTTCATGGCGGACAGGGTCGGTGACGAGTACGACGGCTATGTGACTGGCGTCAGCGCCTTCGGGCTGTTTGTCGAGCTGATCGAACACTTCGTCGAGGGACTCGTCCACGTGTCGACGATGACCGACGATCACTACCGGTTCATGGACACCGCGCACGTGCTGAAAGGCGAACGATCCGGCAGGGTGTTTCGCCTCGGAGATCGCATCCGCGTGCAGGTGGTGCGCGTCGACAGCGAACGTCGGCAGGTGGATCTGGGCCTGGTCGAAGTGCTCGAGCACATGCGAACCGGCCGTGTCCGGCCCACCGCACGCCTCAGCCAGGCACGGCCGAAGAGCGAGCGCCGCCGCCATACCCCGCGCCAGCCGAAGCGCGCCAGGCAGAGTCGCCGCCATTGA